A region of Anopheles merus strain MAF chromosome 2R, AmerM5.1, whole genome shotgun sequence DNA encodes the following proteins:
- the LOC121590930 gene encoding DCN1-like protein 4 isoform X2, which translates to MGDGISRRYSKSEDAFNQKRCLTWFREYTTPDDPDTLGPEGMEKFCEDIGVEPENVAMLVLAYKMGAKQMGFFTQSEWLKGLTDLQCDTASKVQCKLEYLRSMLNDPNSFKIIYRYAYDFARDKDQRSMDIETAKAMLQLLLGKHWPLYAQFAQFLEQSKYKVINKDQWCNILEFSRTISNDLTNYDVDGAWPVMLDEFVEWLRQLRAQSTIS; encoded by the exons ATGGGTGACGGAAT CTCAAGGCGCTACAGCAAATCGGAGGACGCCTTCAATCAGAAACGATGCCTCACCTGGTTCCGGGAGTACACCACACCGGACGATCCGGACACTTTAG GCCCCGAAGGGATGGAAAAGTTCTGCGAGGACATTGGCGTCGAGCCGGAGAATGTGGCGATGCTTGTGCTGGCCTACAAGATGGGTGCCAAACAGATGGGCTTCTTCACGCAGAGCGAATGGCTCAAAGGGCTAACGGATCTGCAGTGCGACACGGCCTCCAAAGTGCAGTGCAAGCTGGAGTATCTCCGAAGCATGCTCAACGACCCAAACTCGTTCAAAATCATCTACAGATATGCGTACGATTTTGCAAGG GATAAAGACCAGCGCAGCATGGACATCGAGACGGCGAAAGCAATGCTTCAGCTGCTACTCGGCAAGCACTGGCCACTGTATGCACAATTTGCCCAATTCCTAGAGCAGTCCAAGTACAAAGTGATCAACAAGGATCAGTGGTGTAATATTCTAGAGTTTTCCCGCACCATCTCCAACGATCTAACAAACTACGATGTCGATGGAGCTT ggCCCGTCATGCTGGACGAGTTTGTGGAATGGTTAAGACAATTGAGAGCACAGTCAACGATTAGCTGA